GAGCCTGACGTTCTACTAACACTGTTCTAATTACAAACAGTAGTATATCACAGGTGTATATACTATATTGAAAAAAAGTGTGAAGATATTTAAAATTTTATTTTTTAATTCTTTCCATTTTATTTAATTTATTGATTTAATTCGACAAAAAAAGGGCTGTTACTCTTAAAATAACAGACCTTTTTTCGTATGAATCTTTAAATCCCAATATATAAATCCACTCTTATAGTATATCACAATTCGTGTACTAATAGTATATCAAATAATATGTCATTTTAAAAAACAAGCGAACCATAAATGGTCCGCTTGTTTCTCTTATAATGCCTTTGTTTAATTTAACGGCTAGGTAAACTGTAACCTTCACCCATTCGAGCCCCATCCGAGAACCGATAAAATTGATAATAATATCGACCGCTTTGTTTATAAAAAAGCTGCCAAGCATACTCCCCGTTATATACTCCTGGCAACAACCGCTCAATGCTGATGTCCGGAAGATCGGCTTTTATAAGGCTACGCATTTTCGCTTCAGAGGTTCCTTTACTTAGTTCTTCAGCATATACTGCGTCGGTTCCTTCAGCAAACTTCCCATCTACAGTAAAACGTACCCAAACCATCAACTCGGTCCCGGCTTCATTCTTCCCTGTTAAGACCCAGTACACCGCATTTTTATCCCACACGGATTTCTGCGCTTTGGTTACCTCTGTCAGACCAGCACTGGTTTTAGCGACATCCTTAGCGATATCTCGCTCGTTCCATTGATCTTTCATAATATAAGCATAGAACTGGATAAGTCCGAACAGAAGGAGCAGAATCAGAACTGACCCCAGGAGGATCCATTTTTTCCTTTTCTTCAAGGTACAGCTCCCTTTCTAGTAATATATCTTTTTTGATTATATAACACACCTGTGTGTTTATCCAAAGTTTCATATCCAATTCAATGATCTAATTATCAGAAACACAAAAGGCTGTAACTTTGCAATCGCAGAAAGTCACAGCCTTTCAGTTATTCGTTATGATCTTAGACTACCGTTTAAGCAGTCCATCAAATGATTCTTGCGCCTTACGACGGATTGCTTCCTCATCTAGCGTTACACATTCTCCATGTTTTACAACCTGTTTACCATTCACCCATACATGCTCAACATCCTTGGCACTGGCAGAGTATACAGCATGAGACAACAGATCTGTGTGTGGTAGCAAATGCGGCTGGTCTATATCAATCGCGATAAAGTCCGCTTTCATGCCAACAGCGAGTCTACCCACATCA
This genomic stretch from Paenibacillus sp. FSL H7-0737 harbors:
- a CDS encoding cell wall elongation regulator TseB-like domain-containing protein → MKKRKKWILLGSVLILLLLFGLIQFYAYIMKDQWNERDIAKDVAKTSAGLTEVTKAQKSVWDKNAVYWVLTGKNEAGTELMVWVRFTVDGKFAEGTDAVYAEELSKGTSEAKMRSLIKADLPDISIERLLPGVYNGEYAWQLFYKQSGRYYYQFYRFSDGARMGEGYSLPSR